The DNA region ACCCGCCGCCGACCGCTTCCGGCCGCCGGGTGAAGTGCATCTTCCCCTGACAGCTCCTGTCAGTGGATGCCGTACGTTTGCGGCCATGCGCGCCGGCCGCCTCCTCTCCCTCCTGCTCCTGCTCCAGAACCGGGGACGGCTGACCGCCGCCGAGCTCGCCGCCGAGCTGGAGGTGTCGGTGCGCACGGTCTACCGCGACGTCGAGGCGTTGAGCGCCGCGGGCGTCCCGGTGTACGGGGAGGCCGGGCACGACGGCGGCTACGCCCTGGTGGACGGCTACCGCACCCGGCTGACCGGCCTCACCGGCCCCGAGGCGGAGGCCCTCTTCCTCGCGGGCCTGCCGGGTCCGGCCGCCGAACTGGGGCTGGGCTCGGTGCTCGCCGCCGCCGAACTGAAGATCCAGGCGGCCCTCCCCGCCGAGCTCCAGGAGCAGAGCCGGCGGGTCCGCGAGCGCTTCCACCTGGACGCCCCCGGCTGGTACCGGAAGGCGGACGAGGCGCCGCACCTGCCGGCGGTGGCCGCCGCGGTGTGGCAGCGGCGGGCCGTGCTGGTGCGCTACCGCCGCTGGTACGCCCCGGAGATCGTGGAGCGGCGGCTGGAGCCGTACGGCGTCGTGCTGAAGGCCGGCCGCTGGTACACCGTCGCGGGCGTCGACGGCGGCGCCGGGCCGCGCACCTACCGGATCGGCCAGATCCTCGACCTGGAGCCGCTGGACGAACCGTTCACACCGCCCGCCGGCTTCGACCTGGTCCGGCACTGGCAGGCCCACACCGAGCGGCTGCAGGAGCGGCTGTGGCAGGGCGAGGCCGAGCTCCTCGTCTCCCCGGCCGGTGTCGCCCGGTTCCGGGACTTCGCGGTGCAGGCCGTCCTCGACGCGCTGGACCGGGGCGTTCCGCAGCCGGACGGCCGGGTCCGGGCGGTCGTCCCGATCGAGAGCCTCGCCCACGCGGAGTCCGAACTGCTGCGCCTCGGAGGGGAGGTGGAGGTGCTCGCACCGCCGGAGCTGCGGGAGCGGATCGCCGCGACCGCGCGGGCCCTGGCGGCGCGCTACGCCTGATCGCGCCCGGTCGGCCCGGCCGGCTCGGCGACGTCAACCGCGTCAGCCGCGTCAGCCGCGTCGACCGTGTCAGCCGGATCGGCCACCGTCGGCAAGCCCAGCAGCCGGGCCGCCCTCGCCGCGGCGCCGGGGCCGTCCGCGTGCACGGTGGCGATGCCCAACTCCTCTGCCGGGACGAGGTTCGCGGGGTAGTCGTCGACGAAGACGCAGTCCTCCCCCGCCAGGCCCATCCGCTCCAGCGTGAGCCGGAAGATCGCCGGGTCGGGCTTGGCCAGGCCCACTTCGCCGCTGATCACCCGCACGTCGAAGAGGTCCCACACGCCGGTCGCCACATAGGGGTTGTACGGATCCACCCCGTACGAGTTCGACAGCAGCGCCACCGCCAGACCCGCCCGGCGGGCCTCCTCCACCAGCGCCACCATCTCCGGCACGGCCCGCACCTCGGCGTGGGCCCGGCCCATCAGGTCCTCGTGCTCGATGCCGCCGAGCAGCTCCGCCGTCCGCCGGTTCCACTCCGCCTGGGAGATCCGGCCCAGCTCCAGCTCCCCGTACAGCGCCCGCCCGGCCGGGTCCTCGACGAGCGCGCGGCGCCACGCGTCGGCCGCCAGCCCCTGCCGCTCGCACCACGCGCGCACGGACAGCCCGAGCGGGGTGCTCAGCACGCCCGCGAAGTCGACGATCAAGCCGCGGTAGGCCAACACGCTCTCCCTGGTGAGTCGTTCCCCGGTTCCCGATACCCGGTACCCCGTCACCGCTCCGGGTACCCGCCGGGGGCGCCCGGCTATGCGACGGCGGACGCCCGGACCGCGTCCGCCACCTCCGCGGCCGACCGGCCGCCGCCCGTGTCGATGCACTCCAGGCCCAGCGCGCAGGCCTCGGCCACCATCAGCTCCTGGAAGCGCACCGCCCGCGCCAGGAACTTGTCCACCAGGTACCGGCCGTCCGCGGTGGCCTCGGCGTAGCGGCAGGCCGCGTGCATCCGGTCGCGGAGCACATCCTCGTCCGCGGTGAGCCACACCGCCGCCGTGCGCGGGGCGGCGAGCCGCGCGACGGCGGCCGGGCGCAGCGCCGACCCCTCCAGCACGAGGCCCGTTCCACCGTCCTGCGCCGCCCGAGCTGTGACCAGCTCCTCGATCCGGGGCCACAGCCGCCCGTGGTGGTCGAGGACGGAGGCGATCAACTCCTCCACCGTGAGCGAGCGGTAGTGCTCGGCGACGTGCACCGGCACCTCCCACGTCGGCGTCGGCCAGGGCCGCCCCGGGTGCCGCGCCAGCTCGTCCGTCGACCGACACTCGAACCCGAGCCGGTCCGCCACCAGCCGGGCGACGGTCGACTTCCCGGTGTTCGACGTCCCCCCGATCAGCACCACGCGCACGCTCTCCACACGCCCGACCCTACTGACCACCACCCGCCGCCCGGGGCCCTGCACGAAAAGTCGGACCCGCCGACCTTCTGCGCAGGCCCCGCCCTCCCACGCCCCCGAGCCGTACGACGGGCGCCGCCGCAGGCTCGTCCGACCCGCCCCACGAGCCCACCCTGCCCTGCACGAAAAGTCGGACGCGCCGACTTCCTGCGCAGGCCCCGCCCCACCCGGCACGCATCCACCCGAGCCGTACGACGGGCGCCGCCACAACCCCCTCCGACCCGCCCCACGAGGCGCGCCTCAGGGGTTGATCCGGCCGAGGCGGCGGGCCATCTGCTCGACGGTGTCGGTGGGGGGCCAGGGGAAGCCGGGGAGGTCGGCCCGGAGGGTGACCTGGCCGTGGAGGGCCGTCCAGAGCGCCACGGCGTCGCCGAAGGGGTCGGTGCTGGACGAGCGCCCGGCCCGCACGCAGGCGTCGACGCTGTCGACGAGCATCTGGAAGGCGTCGAGCCCCTGGCGGCCGGAGGCGTCGTCGGCGGGCGCTTCGGGCTTGGGGCGGGCCCAGCCGAAGAGGACGCGGTAGCGGGCGGGTTCGCGGACGCCGAAGTCGACGTAGGCGGCGCAGCCCGCGAGCAGCGCTTCGACCGGGTCGTCGTGCGCTGCGACGGCGGCGCCGATCGTCTGCTGGAGCTGCGTGATCGCCTCGACGACGACCGCTTCGACGATGGCGTCCCGGTCGGGGAAGTGCGCGTAGATCGAGGGTGCGGCGATGCCGACCTCGCGGGCCACGGACCGCAGGGTGACCGCCTGGTCCGAGCCGGTGCGCACGATGAGGGCGGTCGCCGCGCGGATGATCTCCTCGCGCAGCAGCAGGCCCTGGCCGCGCCGGTTCCGGGGCCGGGCGGAGGCCTCCTCGCGCTGGTCGGCGGGGTGGTCGGCAGCGGTGGGGGCCTTGTTCATGCGCTCGACTTTACAGCTGTTAGCCGATCGCGGTACCGTCCCGAATCGAAAGCTCACAGTTGTAAGCTTACGATCGTAAGGACACCATGGGCACCGAGGCCGCACCCGTCCCGGAGTCAGGTCACCCGCGCCGCAAACCCGCACTGGCGGCGCTCTGCCTGGCACTGGTCGTCACCACCATCGACAACACCGTGCTCAACACCGCCCTGCCCGCACTCGCCGGGGCGCTGTCGGCCTCCACCGCCGACCTCCAGTGGATCAACAACGCCTACACCCTGGTCTTCGCCGCGGCGCTCATCACCGCGGGCAGCCTCGGCGCCCGGTTCGGGCACCGCCGCGCCCTGGTCGGCGGTCTGACGGTGCTCGCCGCGGCGTCGGCGGCGGCCGCGCTGTCCGACTCGACCGGGCAACTCGTCGCGTTCCGCGCGGTGATGGGGCTGGGAGCGGCCTTCGTCATGCCGGCCACCCTCTCCGTCATCGTGGCGCTGTTCGGCCCCCGCGAACGCGGCCGGGCCATCGCCGTCTGGTCCGCGACCGCCGGCATCGGCATCGTCGCCGGTCCGGTCACCGGCGGGCTGCTGCTCGACCACTTCGCCTGGGGCAGCGTCTTCTGGATCAACGTGCCGCTGGCCGCCGTCGCACTCACCGCCGTCCTGCTCCTCGTCCCCGCCCTGCCGGGCCGCCGCACCGGACGCCTCGACGTCCCCGGCCTGCTGTTCTCCGCCACCGGCCTGGCGGCCCTCGTCGACGTGATCGTCCAGGGCCCCGAACGCGGCTGGCTGACGGCCACCACCGCGGTCGAGGCCGCCGGGGCAGCCCTGCTGCTCACCGCGTTCACCCTCTGGGAACTGCGCACCGCCCACCCGATGGTCGACGTGCGACTGTTCGCCGACCGGACGTTCAGCGTCGCCGGCGGCATCCTCGGGATCACCTTCTTCGCCCTGTTCGGCCTGCTCTTCGGCTACACCCAGTACCTGCAACTCGTCCACGGGTTCAGCCCGTTCGAGGCCGGACTCGGAGCCCTGCCGTTCGCGCTGTCGATGGCGGCCACCGCCGGCACCAGCGACCGCACCGCCACCCGGTTCGGCCCCCGGAACACCGTCGCCGCCGGACTCGCCGTCATGGCCGCCGGACTCGGCGGCCTCTCCCTCATCACCGTCACCACGCCGTTCGCCGTGCTCGCGCTCACCATGGGAGCCGTCGGTGCGGGCATGGGCCTCGTCATGGCGCCCGCCAGCACCGCGACCGTGGCCGCCGTGCCCCGCGAGAAGTCACCGATGGCGAGCGCGGTGAACAGCGTGGTCCGCGAACTGGGCGGCGCCCTGGGCATCGCGGTCATCGGCACCGTCGTCTCCGCCTCCTACCGGTCGCAACTCGCCACCGCCCTGCCGGACGCGCCCGCACCGGCCGCCGAGGACCTGACGTCCGCCCACCTGACCGCCGCCGGGCTGCCCCCCGACGCGAGCGGCCGACTGCTCGACGCCGCGGACCAGGCGTTCACCACCGCGATGAACCACGGGACGCAACTCTGCGCCCTGGTCGCCCTGCTCGGCGCCGCCGCGGCCCTCGCCCGGCTGCGCCCGCGACCGGTCGCCGGGCAGCCACCGGCCGCCCGGCCCGAGCACGACCCCGACCTGGCCGAACACCGCTGAGGCTTGCTCCGGGTCCGGGCACGGGGGATTCCCCGGGTAGGGGTGGGTGCTTCGGACCGAGCCGGCGAACTACGGGTCCTCGTCGACGGCGCCACCCGCCCCGCGGTCGCCGGCGCCCGGCCCGTACCGGGAAGCGCCCGGCCGACGCGTGCGCGCCCGCGTCGAGCACACCGTCGCCCGCACGAAGCGGTGCAGGATCCTCCGCGCCTGCCGACAGGTGGGCGGCGGCAGCCCGCACGGGCCGCCGCCCACCGGCCTTGCCTGCACCCGATCCTCTGCCACACGCTTCCGGTACCTCGCCGAGGTTGTCGGGCCGCCGCACCACGCCCCTCCCGCCGCCGCGGAGACGTGCTCGTCGCAGGCGTGAGGCTCGGAGCGCGGGCGTGGAGGCGGTTCGGAGGCCGGGTCGACTCGGGCCGCACCCTCAGCCGGTGGAACCGGCCGGTTCCGCCGGCGGGGCGTCGCGGTCTCGTCGGGCCCGACGACTCATGCCCCGACTCTCGTGAAGTCTCCGTGCCGCAGGTCAGGGCCGGTCAGGACCGACCGGGACCGGAGGTGTGCAGCGTGGTCCGGACCGCCACCGCCACCCGCCCGCGCCCGTACGGCCCTGCTGCTCGGGGCCCGCTCCGGGTTCGCCCGCCGCCCGGATCGACGTGGCTCGGCGGACCGTACGAACGGCAGCGGACCGCGTCCGTGGGGAGCGGGCACGGCGGCACGCGGCCCTGCGCAGGAAGTCGGCCGGTCCGACTTCCTGCGCAGGGCTCCACGGGGCTTCGCCGGACCCACCAGCGGGCGTCCGCCTGCACGCCGGTGGGCGTCCCGCGCTCTGCCCGGCTGGAGAACGCCCCGCTGCACTCCGCGGGCACCCGTCCGGCGACGCGACGCGCGGCCGCCACCCGGCCCGGCCGCCGCGGCCCTCAGCGACCGTACGGGCGCGGGGCCCGCGGCGTGCGGCGGACCGCGGCGCCACCGGCGTCCGCCCGGGCACGGGCCCGCAACGCGGCCGCGGCGACCGCGACGGCGACCATGGCGAGGCCCGTGCCCACCAGGACCGGGCGCGGGCCGAGGGCTGCGGTCAGCGGGCCGCCCAGCGCGGTGCCCGTCGGACCCGCCGTCAGCAGGACGGAGGAGCGCAGGGCGAGGACGGCGGTCAGCGCGGCCGGCGGAGTGCGGTCCTGGAACAGGCTGAGCGCCAGCGCGCTGTACGGGCCGTAGACCACCCCGGCCAGGGCGAAGCCGGCGATCGACGGCCAGCCCGGCCCGTGCAGGGCGAAGGGCAGCATGGCCAGGCCGTGACCGGCGACGATGCCCAGCAGGACCGGCCACACCGGCAGCCGCCGCAGCGCGCCGACGGCCACGGTGCCGAGGGCCGCGCCGAGGCCGAAGGCCATCCAGTACAGGCCGAGGACTCCCGGACCGGCGTGCAGGTCCTGGCCGACGAACAGCGGCAGGGCGACCTCGACCGGGCCGTAGAACAGGTTGAACAGCCAGGTCACCGCCAGCAGCGCGAGCAGGTCCGGCCGGGCCCGCAGGGCGCGCAGGCCCTCGCCGGAGCGGCGGGGTCCGGCGCCCGGCGCCGACCGCGGGGCGCCGTCCGGCCCTGCCTCCGCGCCCGCACACGGACCTGCCCCCGGCACCGCGTCCGAGGGGCCACCCGGCCGGGCGGCCGCGCCCGTGCGCACGCCGGATCCCGACCCGGCGTCCGAGGAACCACCCGACACGGCAACCCCGCCCGTGTCCGCGTCCGCACCGACGCCCGACGCGACAACCGGAGAACCCCCGAACCCGACGGCCGCGCCCGCACCCGGGTCAGGGCCCGACACGGCAACCGCGCGGACGCCGGACGAGCCACCCGACCCGACATCCCCGCCCCCGGCCACACCGGGCCCAGACCCGGCGCCTGACGAGTCGACCGACCCGACATCCCCGCCCCCACCCGGGCCGGAACCGACCAACCCGACAGCCCCACAGGCCTCGCACGGACCACCCGGCCGGGCACCGGCGCCCACGTCCGACGAGCCGCCCGACGCCGCGACCCCGCCCCCGCCCCCGCGCGGATGGCCCGCGCGGACGGCGAGGACGGCGAAGGAGAGCGCGTCCAGCCCGATCAGCCAGGCCGGGGCGACGGCCGCCGCCAGGGCGCCGGCGAGCGCCGGTCCGGCGATGGTGGCGACCCAGGTGCTCGTGCTCAGCAGCGCGTTCGCCGCCAGCCGCTGCCCGGCCGGTACCGCCTCCGCCACCAGCGCGTACTTGGCGCTGCTGCCCCAGGCGTGCAGCAGGGAGGAGCCGGCCAGCAGCGCCAGGTAGAGCACCGGACCGAGCAGGCCGAGCACCCACGCGACCGGCACGCAGCCGAGGAGGACGGCGCGGGTCCAGGCGTCGGCGCGGATCAGCCGCCGCGCGGGCAGGCCGCGCAGCCACCGGCCCAGCAGCAGCCCGCCGACGGCGCCCGGCAGGACGTAGGCGGCGACGGCGGCGACGACCAGCAGTCCGGGCGCGCCGGGCGGGGCCAGCTGCAGCGCGAGCCACGCCACCGCGACCACGCTCATCCCGTCACCGAGGTCGGACACCGCGAAGGCGGGCAGCAGGCGACGGAACGGACCGTGTGCGAACAGCGGCCGGTACTCCCGGGGCAGCCGGGAGAGCAGTCGGGCGGATGAGATCATGCGGGCCAGGCAAGCGGTTCACGTGCGCTTGAAGTCAACCACGGGGAAGTCCGGGCACGGGGGGATGCGGTGCGCTACGTCGGCATCGGGGAGTTGGCGCGCCAGGCGGGCCTGCGGCCGTCCGCCCTGCGCTACTACGAGAGCCTCGGGCTGCTGCCCGCCGCCCGCCGCGAGGGCGGTCGCCGGGTCTGGCCGGCCGCCACGCTGCGGCGCATCGCCCTGATCCGGATGTCCCAGCGCGCGGGGTTCAAGCTCGCCGAGATCCGCCGGCTGCTGGACGACTCCCCCGACGGGGCCGCCACCCGGCACTGGCGCGAACTGGCCGAACGCAAGCTGCCCGAACTCGACCGGGTGGTCCGCGAGACCCT from Kitasatospora sp. NBC_00458 includes:
- a CDS encoding HAD family hydrolase → MLAYRGLIVDFAGVLSTPLGLSVRAWCERQGLAADAWRRALVEDPAGRALYGELELGRISQAEWNRRTAELLGGIEHEDLMGRAHAEVRAVPEMVALVEEARRAGLAVALLSNSYGVDPYNPYVATGVWDLFDVRVISGEVGLAKPDPAIFRLTLERMGLAGEDCVFVDDYPANLVPAEELGIATVHADGPGAAARAARLLGLPTVADPADTVDAADAADAVDVAEPAGPTGRDQA
- a CDS encoding MerR family transcriptional regulator; this translates as MRYVGIGELARQAGLRPSALRYYESLGLLPAARREGGRRVWPAATLRRIALIRMSQRAGFKLAEIRRLLDDSPDGAATRHWRELAERKLPELDRVVRETLHLRAAVAACLACGCMNFADCELLSAAPVSDESTVDAPTAVGATADDDAPPVGAPAPPAEPARSAVSSASAVSATSAAEPD
- a CDS encoding MFS transporter — encoded protein: MISSARLLSRLPREYRPLFAHGPFRRLLPAFAVSDLGDGMSVVAVAWLALQLAPPGAPGLLVVAAVAAYVLPGAVGGLLLGRWLRGLPARRLIRADAWTRAVLLGCVPVAWVLGLLGPVLYLALLAGSSLLHAWGSSAKYALVAEAVPAGQRLAANALLSTSTWVATIAGPALAGALAAAVAPAWLIGLDALSFAVLAVRAGHPRGGGGGVAASGGSSDVGAGARPGGPCEACGAVGLVGSGPGGGGDVGSVDSSGAGSGPGVAGGGDVGSGGSSGVRAVAVSGPDPGAGAAVGFGGSPVVASGVGADADTGGVAVSGGSSDAGSGSGVRTGAAARPGGPSDAVPGAGPCAGAEAGPDGAPRSAPGAGPRRSGEGLRALRARPDLLALLAVTWLFNLFYGPVEVALPLFVGQDLHAGPGVLGLYWMAFGLGAALGTVAVGALRRLPVWPVLLGIVAGHGLAMLPFALHGPGWPSIAGFALAGVVYGPYSALALSLFQDRTPPAALTAVLALRSSVLLTAGPTGTALGGPLTAALGPRPVLVGTGLAMVAVAVAAAALRARARADAGGAAVRRTPRAPRPYGR
- a CDS encoding helix-turn-helix transcriptional regulator, producing MRAGRLLSLLLLLQNRGRLTAAELAAELEVSVRTVYRDVEALSAAGVPVYGEAGHDGGYALVDGYRTRLTGLTGPEAEALFLAGLPGPAAELGLGSVLAAAELKIQAALPAELQEQSRRVRERFHLDAPGWYRKADEAPHLPAVAAAVWQRRAVLVRYRRWYAPEIVERRLEPYGVVLKAGRWYTVAGVDGGAGPRTYRIGQILDLEPLDEPFTPPAGFDLVRHWQAHTERLQERLWQGEAELLVSPAGVARFRDFAVQAVLDALDRGVPQPDGRVRAVVPIESLAHAESELLRLGGEVEVLAPPELRERIAATARALAARYA
- a CDS encoding TetR/AcrR family transcriptional regulator, with the translated sequence MNKAPTAADHPADQREEASARPRNRRGQGLLLREEIIRAATALIVRTGSDQAVTLRSVAREVGIAAPSIYAHFPDRDAIVEAVVVEAITQLQQTIGAAVAAHDDPVEALLAGCAAYVDFGVREPARYRVLFGWARPKPEAPADDASGRQGLDAFQMLVDSVDACVRAGRSSSTDPFGDAVALWTALHGQVTLRADLPGFPWPPTDTVEQMARRLGRINP
- a CDS encoding MFS transporter → MGTEAAPVPESGHPRRKPALAALCLALVVTTIDNTVLNTALPALAGALSASTADLQWINNAYTLVFAAALITAGSLGARFGHRRALVGGLTVLAAASAAAALSDSTGQLVAFRAVMGLGAAFVMPATLSVIVALFGPRERGRAIAVWSATAGIGIVAGPVTGGLLLDHFAWGSVFWINVPLAAVALTAVLLLVPALPGRRTGRLDVPGLLFSATGLAALVDVIVQGPERGWLTATTAVEAAGAALLLTAFTLWELRTAHPMVDVRLFADRTFSVAGGILGITFFALFGLLFGYTQYLQLVHGFSPFEAGLGALPFALSMAATAGTSDRTATRFGPRNTVAAGLAVMAAGLGGLSLITVTTPFAVLALTMGAVGAGMGLVMAPASTATVAAVPREKSPMASAVNSVVRELGGALGIAVIGTVVSASYRSQLATALPDAPAPAAEDLTSAHLTAAGLPPDASGRLLDAADQAFTTAMNHGTQLCALVALLGAAAALARLRPRPVAGQPPAARPEHDPDLAEHR